The following proteins are co-located in the Echinicola sp. 20G genome:
- a CDS encoding polysaccharide lyase, which translates to MFSNKKSLWQKRLGLGILTVFLSLQAFAQYPEIPPAMQAKTDSIMALEEARLEAVWKDIYPTIQKEASQGRPYLRWASYPKDFMKADIPAFPGAEGGGAYTPGGRGGKVYVVTSLADSGPGTLREACEAGGARTIVFNVAGIIQLEKPISVRAPYVTIAGQTAPGDGVCVAGETFAVDTHDVIIRHMRFRRGATDVTRRDDALSGDPMGNVIIDHCSVSWGLDENISMYRNMFTANENSKREKLPTTNITIQNTISSEGLDTYNHAFGSTIGGLNSTFIRNLWANNISRNPSVGMYGDFTFVNNVLFNWWNRSVDGGDYRSLFNIINNYYKPGPITPEGEPISYRIIKPESGYLDPKTFGRAYVEGNFVEGNPTVSADNWNGGVQPGDLSQEEREVHFAYMRQTKPFEMAPLSIMSAKEAYDFVLENAGAVLPKRDAVDQRIVQQVRTGEINAKEGLEVEIGQEFIHRRLPADSYKKGIIMHPDQVGGYPEYQGKAYQESDGDGIPDAWEIKYGLDPNDPSDANRDLNGDGYTNLEKYLNGIDPSNKVDWTKWENNKDTLLELAKREGGLLQQ; encoded by the coding sequence ATGTTTTCGAACAAGAAGTCACTGTGGCAAAAGCGGTTGGGACTTGGAATACTTACCGTCTTTTTAAGTCTCCAAGCCTTTGCCCAATATCCTGAAATACCCCCTGCTATGCAGGCCAAAACAGACTCAATCATGGCTTTGGAAGAAGCCAGGTTAGAGGCAGTTTGGAAAGATATTTACCCAACCATCCAAAAGGAAGCGAGCCAAGGTAGACCCTATTTGCGCTGGGCTTCTTATCCCAAAGATTTTATGAAAGCAGATATCCCTGCTTTTCCTGGTGCAGAAGGGGGAGGGGCTTATACTCCTGGAGGTAGAGGAGGAAAAGTGTATGTGGTGACCAGCCTTGCGGACAGTGGACCCGGTACGCTCCGGGAAGCCTGTGAAGCAGGAGGAGCGAGAACCATTGTGTTTAATGTAGCTGGAATCATCCAATTGGAAAAACCAATCAGTGTCAGGGCTCCCTATGTGACCATCGCAGGACAGACAGCACCTGGAGATGGGGTTTGTGTGGCTGGAGAGACTTTTGCGGTGGATACCCATGATGTTATCATCCGTCACATGCGCTTCCGAAGAGGAGCCACAGATGTAACCAGAAGAGATGATGCCTTAAGCGGTGATCCTATGGGCAATGTAATCATTGATCATTGTTCCGTGAGTTGGGGTTTGGATGAAAATATTTCCATGTACCGAAATATGTTTACAGCCAATGAAAACTCCAAAAGAGAGAAATTACCGACGACCAACATTACCATTCAAAATACCATTTCCTCTGAAGGCTTGGACACCTATAACCATGCTTTTGGGAGTACAATAGGAGGTTTGAACAGTACTTTCATCAGAAATCTTTGGGCCAATAATATTTCCAGAAACCCCTCAGTGGGAATGTACGGGGATTTCACTTTTGTGAACAATGTGCTCTTCAATTGGTGGAACCGCTCAGTGGATGGGGGAGATTATCGTTCCCTTTTTAACATCATCAACAATTATTACAAGCCAGGGCCGATTACCCCAGAAGGAGAGCCGATCAGTTACAGGATTATCAAGCCGGAATCTGGCTATTTGGATCCGAAGACTTTTGGGCGGGCCTATGTTGAAGGCAATTTTGTAGAGGGAAACCCTACTGTATCTGCAGACAACTGGAACGGAGGCGTACAGCCTGGGGACCTAAGCCAGGAAGAGCGTGAGGTACACTTTGCCTATATGCGTCAAACCAAACCCTTTGAGATGGCTCCACTAAGTATCATGTCAGCCAAGGAAGCTTATGATTTCGTGCTGGAAAATGCAGGAGCTGTTTTGCCTAAGAGAGACGCTGTGGATCAGAGGATAGTCCAGCAGGTAAGAACTGGAGAAATCAATGCGAAAGAAGGTTTGGAGGTGGAAATTGGCCAAGAGTTTATCCACCGAAGACTTCCGGCAGATTCTTACAAAAAAGGAATTATCATGCACCCTGATCAGGTAGGAGGCTATCCTGAATACCAAGGAAAAGCCTACCAAGAGAGTGATGGTGACGGAATTCCGGATGCATGGGAAATAAAGTATGGATTAGACCCCAATGATCCTTCGGACGCCAATAGAGACCTCAATGGGGATGGATATACCAATTTGGAAAAGTACCTCAACGGAATTGACCCAAGCAATAAAGTAGATTGGACGAAATGGGAAAATAATAAGGATACTTTGCTGGAGTTGGCCAAAAGGGAAGGCGGATTATTGCAGCAATAG
- a CDS encoding DUF3826 domain-containing protein, with the protein MKNNIKSLFVTTLIMVGIISFTHAQNFDSEYVKVTNERARKIVDNMGIQSPEKADKVTGYIAAQYRNLSLIHDERDKKIEAAKENLEGEKQQKQIQKAEKKASKSMDKLHKKYLAQLSSELTDEQVEAVKNGMTYNVAPNTFKVYQEMVPNLTTEQQDKIWDWLAEAREHAMDAGSSHAKHAWFGKYKGRINNYLSDLGVDLKQAEKEMFERKKAASNQ; encoded by the coding sequence ATGAAAAATAACATAAAATCCCTATTTGTAACCACATTGATCATGGTAGGCATCATCAGTTTTACCCATGCCCAAAACTTTGATTCTGAATACGTCAAAGTAACCAATGAGCGGGCGCGAAAGATCGTGGATAATATGGGCATTCAAAGCCCAGAGAAAGCGGATAAAGTGACTGGCTATATTGCAGCGCAATACAGGAACCTCAGCCTGATTCATGATGAGCGTGATAAAAAGATCGAGGCCGCCAAAGAAAATCTTGAGGGAGAAAAACAGCAAAAGCAAATTCAGAAAGCGGAGAAAAAAGCCAGTAAATCCATGGATAAGCTGCACAAAAAATACCTTGCCCAATTGTCCTCTGAATTGACGGATGAACAGGTAGAGGCGGTAAAAAATGGAATGACCTATAATGTGGCACCTAATACTTTTAAGGTTTATCAAGAAATGGTGCCCAACTTGACCACAGAGCAGCAGGACAAAATATGGGATTGGCTAGCAGAGGCCAGAGAACATGCGATGGATGCAGGTTCCTCCCATGCAAAACATGCTTGGTTCGGAAAGTATAAAGGAAGGATCAATAATTACCTTTCGGATTTGGGAGTTGACTTGAAGCAAGCAGAAAAAGAAATGTTTGAACGGAAAAAGGCAGCAAGCAATCAGTAA
- a CDS encoding polysaccharide lyase, with product MIKGLLTIALGLATVSTAFAQYPKVPAEARAKSDSIMSANQKLSDAAWEEAWPIVLAEMEAGKPYVPWAFRPTDLPQAAIPAFPGAEGGGMYSFGGRGGKVITVTSLDDRGPGTFREACETGGARIIVFNVAGIIRLKSPLIIRAPYVTIAGQTAPGDGVCVAGESVWVDTHDVVIRHMRFRRGETFVGRRDDAIGGNPVGNIMIDHVSASWGLDENMSIYRHMYSPGGDYKEEKRGTVNITIQNSIFSEALDTYNHSLGSTLGGENCSFMRNLWANNAGRNPSIGWNGIFNFVNNVVFNWSHRTTDGGDYMAKYNIVSNYYKPGPITPKDEPIAYRILRPDAVLSRLDTLVWGRAHITGNVVEGFDQVSANNWEGGVQLNGKKGEMSLEDAKYYFPRIKSNTPFPMPEMTILPAEKAYAYVLENAGATLPKRDPVDERVIRTVKTGKPEYVKGLNPEDYYQFEHRRLPRDAYKMGIITDISQVGGYPEYKGKPYTDTDGDGMPDAWEKKHGLDPNDPSDANGDLNHDGYTNIEMYINGIDPSVQTNWRDLANNHDTLSENGLGK from the coding sequence ATGATCAAAGGATTATTAACAATAGCCTTGGGCTTGGCAACAGTATCGACAGCCTTTGCCCAATATCCAAAAGTACCTGCAGAAGCCAGGGCAAAATCAGACTCTATCATGTCTGCCAATCAAAAGCTATCCGATGCAGCATGGGAAGAAGCCTGGCCAATAGTGTTGGCCGAAATGGAAGCTGGCAAACCTTATGTTCCCTGGGCTTTTAGACCGACAGATTTGCCTCAGGCAGCTATCCCCGCATTTCCAGGAGCAGAAGGAGGTGGGATGTACAGCTTTGGTGGACGTGGAGGAAAGGTCATCACAGTGACCAGTTTAGATGATAGAGGACCAGGTACGTTCAGGGAAGCCTGCGAAACTGGAGGAGCCAGAATCATTGTCTTCAATGTAGCTGGGATTATTCGCTTGAAATCCCCTTTGATCATCAGGGCTCCTTATGTGACCATTGCAGGGCAGACAGCTCCCGGAGATGGCGTTTGCGTGGCTGGAGAGTCTGTATGGGTCGATACCCATGATGTAGTGATCAGACATATGCGCTTCAGGAGAGGAGAAACTTTTGTAGGTCGGAGAGATGACGCGATTGGTGGCAATCCGGTAGGGAATATCATGATCGACCATGTTTCAGCAAGCTGGGGTTTGGATGAAAACATGTCCATTTACCGACATATGTACAGTCCGGGTGGGGACTATAAAGAAGAAAAAAGAGGGACAGTGAACATCACTATCCAAAACAGTATTTTCTCTGAAGCTTTAGATACTTATAATCATTCTTTAGGGAGTACTCTAGGAGGTGAAAACTGTTCTTTTATGAGGAATCTCTGGGCCAATAATGCCGGAAGAAACCCTTCTATTGGCTGGAATGGGATTTTTAATTTTGTGAACAATGTGGTGTTCAACTGGAGCCATAGAACCACAGATGGTGGGGATTATATGGCCAAGTATAATATTGTGAGCAACTATTACAAGCCAGGGCCCATAACCCCGAAAGATGAACCTATTGCTTACCGAATTTTGCGACCTGATGCGGTGCTTTCCCGGTTGGATACACTTGTGTGGGGAAGGGCGCATATCACAGGAAATGTGGTAGAAGGCTTTGACCAAGTATCAGCCAATAATTGGGAAGGTGGCGTACAGTTGAATGGAAAAAAAGGAGAGATGAGTTTGGAAGATGCCAAGTATTATTTCCCCAGAATCAAATCCAATACACCTTTCCCTATGCCTGAAATGACCATTTTGCCAGCAGAAAAGGCCTATGCTTATGTGTTGGAAAATGCCGGTGCGACTTTACCCAAAAGAGATCCGGTAGATGAAAGGGTGATTCGAACTGTCAAAACAGGTAAGCCAGAATATGTCAAGGGACTCAACCCAGAAGATTATTACCAGTTTGAACACAGGAGATTACCAAGGGATGCCTATAAAATGGGCATTATCACAGATATTTCCCAAGTAGGTGGCTATCCTGAATACAAAGGTAAACCATACACAGATACTGATGGCGATGGCATGCCAGATGCTTGGGAGAAAAAGCATGGTTTGGATCCAAATGATCCGTCAGATGCAAATGGCGACCTCAATCATGATGGCTATACCAATATTGAAATGTACATCAATGGTATTGATCCATCTGTCCAAACAAACTGGAGGGACTTGGCCAATAACCATGATACCTTATCGGAAAATGGATTAGGTAAATAA